One part of the Candidatus Marinimicrobia bacterium CG08_land_8_20_14_0_20_45_22 genome encodes these proteins:
- a CDS encoding transcriptional regulator — MNEEQLREKLQKLRSLPGEAETVEFKEAKSGYDFHKIGKYFSALSNEANIKVKNESWLIFGVRNKDREIVGSNYRAGNRPYLDSLKNEIGEKTTGRITFVEIFELTMPEGRVVMFHIPPAPQGIPVAWEGHYYGRDGESLRPLNIEEIERIRRQVTNYDWSGEICSGATFNDLDADAIRIARESFKKKNPRLADETNSWNNLTFLNNARITIDSQITRTAVLLLGKPESAHHIAPAIAQITWTLRDKDAVEKDYEHFYCPFVKAVDQVFAKIRNLKYRYLKQGTLFPEEIDQYEPLNIKEALSNCIAHQDYTLDGRITVTESEDGYLTFVNPGSFLPGSIEKVLHSQNPPSYYRNQFLTQAMLKLNMIDTVGGGIKRMFRLQRERFFPLPEYDLSDNLVRVVLIGKMLNPEYARVLALNPDLSLEEIILLDKVQKKKELTKDEAHHLKERRLIEGRKPNYHISASIAKTTGQSTDYMRLKGVDDQFIRKMIIEHLDKFGETKKIAFEKVMLSKISDNLTEQQKKNKIRNILQDLKRKGKIINKGKIWTINP, encoded by the coding sequence TTCATAAAATTGGCAAATATTTCTCTGCACTGAGCAATGAGGCGAATATTAAGGTTAAAAATGAATCCTGGCTGATCTTCGGGGTGAGGAACAAGGATAGGGAAATAGTCGGTTCCAATTATCGGGCTGGCAATCGGCCTTATTTAGATAGTTTAAAAAACGAGATTGGAGAAAAAACTACCGGTCGGATTACTTTTGTCGAAATATTTGAACTAACCATGCCGGAAGGCAGAGTGGTCATGTTCCATATTCCTCCCGCGCCACAAGGAATCCCGGTCGCCTGGGAAGGACATTATTATGGTAGAGACGGCGAATCGTTACGCCCGCTAAACATCGAAGAAATAGAACGTATCCGTAGGCAGGTCACTAATTACGACTGGAGTGGCGAAATCTGTTCGGGTGCAACCTTTAATGATCTTGATGCTGATGCCATTAGAATTGCACGGGAATCTTTTAAAAAGAAAAATCCGCGACTGGCAGATGAGACGAATTCATGGAACAACCTTACTTTTTTAAATAATGCCCGGATTACCATCGACTCTCAAATAACCCGTACCGCTGTTCTTTTACTTGGCAAACCCGAATCGGCGCATCATATCGCTCCGGCAATTGCCCAGATTACCTGGACTCTGAGGGATAAAGACGCTGTCGAAAAGGACTATGAACATTTCTATTGTCCCTTTGTAAAGGCCGTAGATCAGGTATTCGCTAAAATCCGCAATCTGAAATATCGCTATCTGAAACAGGGAACTCTATTTCCCGAAGAAATCGATCAGTACGAACCACTTAATATTAAAGAAGCCTTGAGTAATTGTATCGCTCATCAGGATTACACCTTAGACGGTAGAATTACCGTTACCGAAAGCGAAGATGGTTACCTGACTTTTGTCAATCCGGGTTCTTTCCTGCCCGGCTCTATTGAAAAAGTTTTGCATAGTCAGAATCCGCCTTCATACTATCGGAATCAATTTTTAACCCAGGCAATGCTGAAACTGAATATGATCGACACCGTTGGCGGTGGCATCAAACGAATGTTTCGTCTTCAGCGCGAGCGCTTCTTCCCGCTTCCGGAATATGATCTTTCCGATAACTTAGTTAGAGTGGTTTTAATCGGAAAAATGTTGAATCCGGAGTATGCCAGAGTGCTGGCTCTGAATCCCGATCTTAGCCTGGAGGAAATTATACTCCTGGACAAGGTGCAAAAGAAAAAAGAATTAACCAAAGACGAAGCTCATCATCTGAAGGAGAGAAGGCTAATCGAAGGACGAAAGCCAAATTACCATATATCGGCCTCGATTGCCAAGACTACCGGCCAGTCCACTGACTATATGAGGTTAAAAGGCGTCGATGATCAATTTATTCGTAAGATGATTATCGAACATCTCGATAAATTCGGGGAAACCAAAAAAATAGCATTTGAAAAAGTTATGTTAAGTAAGATATCTGATAATCTGACCGAACAGCAGAAAAAAAATAAGATTAGGAATATCCTGCAGGATCTGAAAAGAAAAGGCAAGATCATCAACAAGGGTAAAATCTGGACAATTAATCCGTGA